The Melanotaenia boesemani isolate fMelBoe1 chromosome 11, fMelBoe1.pri, whole genome shotgun sequence genome includes the window AAAACATAGGTCACCTGTGCCAtcccaaacataaacaaacaccaccaccacaaaaaACCTGGACCAAACgataaagagaaataatggCTGCTACATCCataataacagcattatttattacatttccatcataaaaaagatcactatcactactatgttgctaagagacctctatttagacctggacatgatgaagccacttcctgtcaaactttccaccaatcagagagcttagattgacggtaacgtccaatcaggagcagccaaagatcaaccagtgagcagaaagttctatgtgtgtgtgaaaagaagaaaaataatgctcctctatggctggaataaagccaagaagacgtttctgatgcacggtggtgccacaaagcagctgagctggagttggtttagtgaggatagtcagtcaaagtcagctttattgtcaattctgcagcatgtacaaGAATAAAgccaatgaaaaaaaataacaaaaaaagtattATCACTaggtaaataaaacaataataataaatagacaAGGAAAATTACAAGCAGTGCAACATATGTTTATGGTTATAGTGCAAAAGAAGAAGCTTGAGTTAATCATGGTCTGATCATGATGGGGGCGTCAGGGTCCAGGGTGTGTGGAAAGGGGGTGAAtcagggagagagttcagctTCCTGACAGCCCGGTGGATGAAGCTGTTCCTcggtctgctggtcctggcctGCAGGCTCCTTCCTGATGACAGCAGGCTGAAGaggctgtgtgacgggtgggtgAGGTCTCTCATGTTGCAGAGGGCTTTACAGGTGAGGAGAGATGTAGATGGTttgcagggaggggagagaggcaCTGAtgatcttctcagctgctctcaATATGCGTTGGAGGGTCTTCCTGCAGGACGTGGAGTAGGCACTATACCTCACGGTGATACCGCTGGTCAGGACGCTCTCCATGGTGcctctgtagaaggtgcacATTATGGGGGAACTTGGTGCTGCTCTCTCTCTGCACTGTAGCACCATTGATGGTCAGAGATGCATGCTGGGGGTGTGGTCTCCTGAAGTCAAATAGAAGGTAAATAGTATCGTAAATAagtggaaatgaggaaaaagtggaaatatgtaaatagtttctgctgtgtttgtttcaatgccaatatttttaaTATCTCATTTtcgcctcataatctgacaaatTAGCTTGTCCTGAAATAATTATTGTCTTAATGTTGACTTCGCTTAAAAGGGCTGAGATTCTACATgcagttttatataaaaataaaacaagcagacaAAAAATAGTGAATaatggcttggagttttaaACGTCATTGCCACAACAAATATGTTTGATTGGACATTAATCCTCACTTGTTTAGCTAAACCttatattttcctttcattttgcTTTCTGTTAATGATAGGTGGAGGCGGGGCATCAGTGGTACCTGCAGGTGATCTACGTGATCAGCCCAGAGTCACGCTCCAGCCCCAGGGTCCAGCGCTCGCTGACGTATCAGCTGAGCCGCTCCAAACGTGACCTGGTGGATCGCAGCGGTCGCCTGACGCTCGACGAGTCACTCATCTACGACAATGAAGGCGATCAGGTGAAGAACGGCACCAACATGAAGTCGCTTCGCCTCGAAGTCGGCCCCTCCGCCACCTTTAACGCCCACGTGGGCAGTTCTGTCGGCGGCGGTGTGGCCGCCATCACCctgctggtcctggtcctgctgGCCTCCTGCTTCCTGTTCCGCCGCTGCCAACGCGCCTTCACCACGAAGAAGAGCAAGAGCTCTGCGAAAATCTACGAGGAGTACCCGCTCAACACCAAGGTGGAGGTGTGCATGGACAAGTGTGTGGAGAAGAACTTCGGCACCGGGCACTGCACGGTGAGGAACATCAACATCAACCGCAACCAGGAGCCCCACGACAAGACCAAAGTGAAGCAAGTCAACCTGGAGGTGAAACTCCACAACAACCTCAACGACGGCACGGAGGTCTGAAAGCCTGacaaggaagaggaggaagatcaataataaaaaaaaaggtattttctAAAAGAAAGTTTGTACTTAATGtaacaaaatgtttgttaatgtatttttatatcaCATTTAGAAGAACAAATGGGAAGTGGTCAACCTCAGGAACAGCTCAGCTGGGTTTAACAGCCAAAACATCTGCATCTAATTGTCCAAAcacttcatttcagttttacttGACATTTATGTAACTTTTAGCACCAAAATGGTGAACGGTAGCTCAGACACTGGTGATTGTTGGAACAAAACGTacttttctctgctgcatcAAGTCATTTCACTGCTTTAAATGTTGCTACTGTGTGGAGTAGTAGCTCATGTGGAAGGATTTTTCTGCGGTTACACTTCAGAAATACAAGTAAGAAGAATTTTTGACCACTTCTGCATCAGCTACAGCTGCTTCTAACTCCTGTTGAAAGTATTAAGCACAAACAGTGTGTTACATGTAAATAACAAAAGTGAATGGTACCATTAAGTGCAATTATGTCATATCCCGTTATCCCTCCTTCATGGCCAGGAGCTTTGTTAGAACTTAAAAAATTGTATTTCAAGCCTTACTTTGAGACATTTGTACTGTCATGTTGAACAGAGgtcagatttttgtgtttttactgtattctgACAGCTGCCAATTCTAAGTGCCATGCagtatttttggttttaatgcaACTCAAAGCAAATCATCCAAAGTATTTCTCTTTTGAAGTGTGAAAGTGTAAATCTCCATGCAATTGTATTAAATAAGACGCAAAAGATCCTGTCCACCTGACTGCTTTTTAGCCTTACTACTGTTCTAATGGAAATAATTCTTAACAAAAGtgatatattttctgtttctgcctgcCTTTGTTGTGTCCAAAGACACACAATCTCCTCATTTTGCATCTCGCTCATATTTTTGGGTTCATGTATGTATTGTTACCCTCATGTGATGTATTATGTTACAGCCACTGATGTACTCATGATAATAAagccactgttttttttttgtttgtttgtttgtttgttttttgtgtatgACACTGGTTGGAGAGCactgcaaaagaaagaaaatctttgTACTCGTATGAGATGTTGACATGTATCTTCTCTAATCCCACCTTCTATTTTAACTGTGTGCCTATTAAACAAGAGAATGAGTTGTTGTGGgaaatataattatatttttggTGCTATCATTTTGtcggggaaaaaaaacaaaagaacaacgCTATCAGTATAATGCCTGTATTTGGTgcctttttttgtaataaaagaaatctgaaaaaaaatgacgtatattgtctttattattagTGCCATTGTCAAAGGcattatttctcatttttattccaCTAATTAAACTGCATCTGTTGCACAGTATTAAGAAAACCCAAGAAAAACATACCTCAAAACCTTTGTCCTATAGCAATGAATGGGATTCTACCTAAGCTAGTGAAAAATCAAGCCCATTTTAAAACACTAacttaactaatttattttttatttattttcgtGATTTTGAGGGGTACGTCCTCAAAACGGGGTCCAATCCAGTACTAGCAAGTTtttacctaataaagtggcctgATTTTGTATAAGAATATATTTTGTAactttgaaaacacatttaaagattatatatatatatacatatatatatatatatacatatatatatatgtgtgtgtgtctataattttaaaaatgaattaattaaaaaataaatagaaagaaagaaagaaagaaaggaaggaaggaaaacgAAGAAGACGGGGTTCCGCATTACATCACTTCCGCTTGGTGTCCCGGAAGGTAAAAGGAACGGACCCAGTCTTTACTGTGTTGTTTGGTCAGAGAATAAAATTGAGGTAGAAGTTGAAGATCTCAAGGATCcggtttatttaatttcagaatATTTTCTGCAGCATTAACTGACGCTTTAAACTACAGTTGGAGACTCCGACGTAACGTGAATACTGACGCTTGTTCGTTTCTGTCCTCTGTGGAGACCAGTTCGCCGGAGAGGAAATAACAAAGACTTGTTATCGAGGGTAGCCTCGTCGGGAAGGAAGGTGAGAATTGACATACCTCGTTgtgatgtgtttggtttttatcgGTAAGTGGTAATGTTACCGGGAAGTGTGTGGCTGTGATGTTTGGTGCTTAGTGAGGTTTGGTTGTTGGTGCGGCGGTGGCTCAGGGGGTCGATTTGGTTTCCTGTTCTCGCggaaaattctttattttctgcaaGTCTTGCTTTCTCTGAAAAACTGAACCGAGAAACATGAAATTCAGGTGAAATGAAAATACTGTAATGTCCAGCAGGACGTGTTGACAGAATGGAGGAAGTTATTCTGTCGTTACTTCCGGTCCCTCTCGCTCCTCCCCCTTAACTTTCTCACCCCTCAGACCTGCTTTAACCCCACACACATTTACTTTGTTCTTATAAAATCTTATGAAGGGGtctttaaagtggaaaaaaaaacttgttttatttcagtttttcacaGGAAAATTACTCTTTCATgagtaaataaaagtgtttttcacCTGGATTTTAAAATATAGATGTGTGGTAAAGTGTCCAGATTTCCCCCTCTATTAGCTCTCTTATATTGGCATGTCCAGTTAATTCAGACCAGCACAGCAGTCGAAATTGGCttctattcatgtttttatgacACAAAACAGCTAAACGATGTACCAAACACACAAGGGACTTTATTTTCAATCCAGCCCCACGAGGTTGCGCTCTCTCCTGGCAGATAAAGTAACAATGAATGGGCTTACATCATGGTTAatgcattgattatttaataacaAACTGGAAAGtcatatcaagaaaagaatgACCAGCCAGCTGGAAAAGAATAGCACTTGCTGTTGTTCGACTGTACAATGGTATGAGAGAGAACAGCAAACCTATGTTTGGACAAAGTAACATCCATCCATTGAAACTAACTTTGATACATCTACAGATTAAATTTGTTGATTATTCATGGGTGTAAACAGGGGTGGTTGGTACAAAATTTGCACAGGCATTGGGAGTTGgtactaatgtgaaaagtctgtgGCCAGCCAACAGAGGAGAGGGGGTTgttggtccggaccactgtaatgagtggtccaTGCCACCAGGGGGTTGTattgtatttataaagcgcttccCATGACACTCAGACgcattacaataaaatacaagaatgaaagtgcaatacatttaaaatataaattgctataatcaaacattaaaaacagtaaatcaaTTTAAACGATCATGTAgcagtgctttacagaaaccactgattttatttttctctttattaatactgctaatatatatataatcttgtGAGGGAAGTACACTATACACATGTATACAAATGTATAGAATGCACAATCCAACCATGAACTAGGTCAACAAAAGtattgaaacataaaaaagcaaaagaaaacacaaggggttcagtaaataaagataaattattagtggacaattaaataaaaagtataggTACATAGCTATCATTAAACCATAGTAAAAAGCCAACATCAAATCATGTAAATCTATTACACATGGATCACATGAAAAGActtttctggaaaaataaaaattaagaagTGCACCACACATTGCTCTTCAGATCTTTTTTGCATACTTGTTTGACATTTTCCTTAGGCATGAACAATAtatgaaaaaagatttttatggACATTTTATGGTCCATCTCAGCTCTAATGCCATGACTGTGAGATTAAAGCTTAATGATAATATTGACATATTTCTTTCATAATTTTGTTattcatgaaaatgaaaaaaaaaaccttttgtttaattttcatctGGTTGCCGTGTTTTCCAACATGCGAACTCTGCCTGCCGATGGTAGTCTGCTCACCTGTGTGTTGTTTCTATATGTGTGGCATCAGGGCAGATTATGAGCATGGTCATGTTAATCGTGTTTTGGCTTTGGAAGTCTGGACAGCTTTTAGGTATATATATAGAGGAGGATCCATCCCGGAGAGCAACATGTCAATGGGTTTGGGAACTTTTCCATTGATGGGGGAAGGAGACCAGCTTAATAATGTTCATATTATGTGGTTCCAGTTTTAATCTTATGGTAAATCAGTCAGTGAATTTGTGGCGTCGTTATCAAGGCACTTTAAAGCAGTTCTAGTATGAAAGGTGGGCCCGAGGGGGACAAACTGGTTCGTCGTGAACAATGTGACATATTCCAAGAATATCAGtaaatatgttttgtgtttggaTATATTAGGAACTTGCACCGCTTTGCACATGAACATTTAGCTCCTGTGCTATTGCTCAATTGGTGGGGTTCATGAGGGAATTTTACCCAACTTTCTCCTTAAGTTTTCACcctcaaatgaaaacaattgtGAGATGAGTTGGTGGTAGAGAtaatatttcagttttcagaAGTGTGATCAGTATCTCATTATGCATCAAGTAACATGTATGTCTCACAGCTCATGTCAATTTCCATCCTGTTACAACCAGCCGTACGGTTATAACAAAACAACGCcgaacaaccaagaaaaccaattataattatttattaaaccaaaacttaagacaaaataatataatcatgaagtgtgattgtctgcaatatcagtaatgtcagggcgtgcttggttgtgtgtacaaatataatgcaggcagtgttgtatgatgtagaactaaaccaaacacaaacgcGAGGTGCAACGGCGCAGGTCcggcctgggagcggagcaaagagaaaaaagagcagGCCGATTGTAGGCGGGTCTTATATACGCCCCGCCGAATActccagctgcacctgcacacaaacataattaacaaagccacaaaagaagaaggggtCGTAACACCACCCCCCATAAAAACGGGGGTCATGGGGAGTCATCCCCGTGAACCAccgaaacaaaaccaaaacaaaaacaaacgtgTACAAACACCCAACCAAATTTACCCTCACCATCACCTCCACCGGCACCTAAAGGGGAAGAGAAGGTGAGAAACAGGGCAACCACCACACACCAGGGAACCCACAGACCGAACCACAGGAGCCCTCGACAACGCATCAGCTCTAGCAATGTCACGCCCCGACCGAACACAGCAGGGGTCATCCGGCACCGGAACGGACGACCCGGCACGTTTTAAGAAAAGCAGACACATCTTTTTTCGCCCCCGGCCAGAAAAAATGCCTGCGGAGATGCAAATATGTTTTCCGCACACCAAAATGACCAGAGTCGTCATGAGCAACTCCGAGGACAACAGTGCGAAATATAGATGGAACCACCAGCTGAAACACAACCTCACGCGCCCGGTCGCCCCCAAATGTCCACTTCCGAAACAATAAACCATCATGCACAAAGTACCCACTCGCCACGCTTGCTATTGCCGCCCCTGGGACAGCCAGACCAAAGGCCACTGTCAAAGACGGATCAGCACGCTGTTCCCGGACCAACTCCTCGTGAGACACCTCAAGAGGAAAATCTGCCACAGACAAAGCAACGTCCTCCCTCACAGCGACCGCATCCAGCGAAGCCGCGCACATAGCACGCATATCGGCACACGCTGGAAACACCCTAGGAGGCGGAGACAACCCACCCCCCTGAACAGACGGACACAGCGCAACCACAGGGGAGGCTGTCACACGAACACCACTGTCACCAACAAGCGAACCGGCAGCGCGCAGCAAGAAGGGATCAGCAGACCAAACACGGCCGCCCGCCAGGCCATTccccaaaataaaatgaattccaTCCACGGGCAACGCGGCCCGCACGCCCACAGACACTTCCCCACGCACCAGCTCACAGTCCAAAACCACTCTATGCAACGGAGTAGGCAACGTCGTCAAGCCCATGCCACGACCCACAACATAATCACCAGTAGCCGAACGGGAAGAGAACGGGAGGACCGAACCCACGACATACGAATCATACGCACCCGTGTCTCTCAGAATCCGAATAGGAGTCTTCGCGCCACCTGTCAAGGACACGAACCCAGTCCGAATAAAAGGGCATACGAATCCAGCACGTCGGGGACATGCAAAGGAAATGAAGTGCACACTCCAGCAGCGGCAACAGGAGAACCACCCGGATCTGCAAACGCGGTCGGATTAACATTCTGTGCCGAGGTTTTCCCCCTAGATGACAACACAGGACAATCCCCCTTCCAGTGGCCCCTCTCACGGCAGTAGTGGCACACCTCCGCCCCGGCACGCGCGTCAGACGACACATCCCCACGACGCACGGACGCAGCTCGGCACTCACCACGCCCACTACCCGGAGAAGGCCCATCACTATACAGAAACTGGGACTTATGAGTCAAAACATAGTCATCCGCCAGCGCCGCAGCCACAGCCACCGTCTCGGCCTTTTGCTCACAGATGTACGTGGCAACCACACACGGCACCGAATCCTTCAGCTGTTCCAAGAGAATCAACTCACACAGCCGCTCAAAATCAGCCACTTTCGCAGCTGAGCACCAGCGCGTGAAATGCAACTTCAAATCCCGAGCAAACTCGAGATAACTCTGCCCAGCGGCCTTTCCGCAAGACCGAAACCGCTGTCGGTATGCCTCAGGCACCAGCTCATAAGCCTGCAAAACAGCCGCCTTCACCTTAACATAATCCTGGCTATCCGACACGGACAGCACAGAAAACGTATGGCAAGCCGAAAGGGTCAAAAAACGTCTTGATTTCCACGCGATAGCACGTAAAAAACGCGCGTTTGTTTGGGAAAAACGCGCGTAAAAAGCGTGCACTCCCGTTTCCCAGTGTCTTTGAACGCGCGCGCACGTCCCGTTTTGATCGCGTCCCGTTTTGAACGCGTCTCGTTTTG containing:
- the LOC121648328 gene encoding uncharacterized protein LOC121648328; this encodes MHKVPTRHACYCRPWDSQTKGHCQRRISTLFPDQLLVRHLKRKICHRQSNVLPHSDRIQRSRAHSTHIGTRWKHPRRRRQPTPLNRRTQRNHRGGCHTNTTVTNKRTGSAQQEGISRPNTAARQAIPQNKMNSIHGQRGPHAHRHFPTHQLTVQNHSMQRSRQRRQAHATTHNIITSSRTGREREDRTHDIRIIRTRVSQNPNRSLRRK